Sequence from the Trichomycterus rosablanca isolate fTriRos1 chromosome 10, fTriRos1.hap1, whole genome shotgun sequence genome:
CTAAATAATACATAACATACGTACATttttttgccctgtgatggactggtgacctgtccaggatgttttcTGACTTTCGCCctgtgaatcggacccaccgtgaccctcggTAGGGTAATGAATAATGGCTTATATGGTACCTGAAATAACTGTACACAATAGAAATACTACACGACTTTAGGAGGTTTAAGtgctgacatgaaatgtggacGGGGTGAGgactgtattttatattaatcattattatcatttgcATATGCAGCTTTTTTGATTTGGTGATTTGGAGAGCTAATAAGGGACATGTTCCTGGTTCCTGGTGGGTGGGGACTCGACCAACATGACAAACATGTTCTGTGTCCGATCGGTCTGAAATAAACAAGGCATTCATATCTGTGGTGAACAGTCGTGGTAAATGAATCAGGCGTGTTTCTGTGGAACTTGGTGGGTGGTGTGTGGTACAGACAAGCTGAGTATTGTGTAAAAATGAGAGTAAAAGCGGAATAAAACAGAAATTAAAGAAAGTCCTGCTGTACTGTTCATGAACTCTCTAAGCCGACAGAGCTGCTTCTTTATTGTGGTTATGTAGCTCCACTGTTGGAGCTGGAATTTTATATGATCTCACCAtcaaatacagaacacaaaagCAAAACTAAACCAAATACAGCGACATTTTAAATTTAGAGCAGCACAGAGAAATGAGTAACGCTGTCATCTGATGGGTCCAtgtcctccctgtgtctgtgtaggtttccaaAGCCATGCAGTCAGGACAACAGGAGCTACcagaaattgccctaagtgtgtgtgtgtgatctgtgaAGGACTGGCAACCTTGTATCCAATGTGCCAATAATTAAGCCTTTATGGAGTTTCTGTTTTCCTGTTTGATCAGTTTGGCCTTTGTTAGATGCGAATAGTCTTGTGAATAGTTATATTTCTCGTAATCTGTTTATTAAGTGACATGTAAAGACATGACATGAGGTACAGAGCGAAATTCCCTGTCGCCACGCCAGAACTGAGCGCCCAAGTGTGGTTCGTACTGACAGACGGGTTGTGAACAAAGGTTTAAACAATTCTGttcccataacattaaaaccacctccttgtttctacactcactgtccattttatcagctccacttaccatatagaagcactttgtagttctacaattactgactgtagtctatctgtttctctgcatgcttttttagctcctttcatgctgttctttaatggtcaggacccccacaggacccccacagagcaggtattatttaggtggtggatgattctcagcactacagtgacactgacatggtgctggtgtgttagtgtgtgttgtgctggtatgagtggagtttttaaacacctcactgtcactgctggactgagaattgcccaccaaccaaaaatatccagccaacagcgccccgtgggcagcgtatggtgaccactgatgaaggtctagaagatgaccgactcaaacagcagcaatagatgagcgatagtctctgactttacatctacaaggtggaccaactaggtaggagtgtctaatagagtggacagtgagtggacacagtatttaaaaatcccctcataccagcacaacacacactaacacaccaccaccatgtcagtgtcactgcagtgctgagaatcatccaccacctaaataatacctgctctgtggtggtcctgtgggggtcctgaccattgaagaacagcatgaaagcgggctaaaaaagtatgtagagaaacagatggactacagtcagtgattgtagaactacgaagtgcttctatatggtaagtggagctgataaaatggacagtgagtgtagaaacaaggaggtggttttaatattatggctgatcggtgtatgtacgaCTTTAATAAATATACTACTATAAATCGTGTTATTAATGCGCTATAAAGCATTATTATCAGATATATAAGTGATAAGTGAGTGATATAAACTCACAAACGACAACATGGATAACAATATCACGTCttgatttattaaatgtattagtcTTGACACGACTCGGTGTGTAAACACAGCAGCTCTCTAAAACGTTCGTAAGGCTTCGGGAAAACGTGTTTTGAAACTGCATGAGgtctttttataaataaaagagaCACAGACAGGTCTAGACATGCCcatctttaaaaacatgacACATTATGAAGCACAAAAGTGACTAACGCAACTAATGCAGCGTTCACACATTTCACTAAAACATTGCGATCTATTTTTGCTTCTAACTTTCTGTACTTTAAGGTTCTGTACATGGAACACAACTTTATTTCCCCTCTCTCTATAAAATAACACGTCCAttcttttacaaccccaaatcagaaaaagttgggacagcaacaataataaaaaacacagagtttcttacattcactttgacttttatttgatgtcagacaggatgaacctatatgagatatttcatttttgtctggtcagcttaatgtcatttattaataaacatccattcctgcagaGTTGGGAccgtaaagcatttaccactttgtaatgttgccgttcctttttaccacacttaaatgctgattcatctgaccgcaatacacgttttcactgtgtgatggtccatcctagatgccttcgagcccagagaagtcgacgccacttctggacatggtaactctgtattgtagagcttggtaaaggtttaataaactaatccctaataataaactaatcactgtagagggagaacatacaaatcccttccaatctttctttgaggtttattgtttttaaacattttaaatatagttAAATACAGTTCACGCGTTCGGACGGAGGCCCTGAGACGCCGTCGGATGAGACGGACCTGGAAGCCCAGCAGACGACACACAGCCTGTACGCGTTGAGCAGCACCACCAGGAAATTCTTGATGGCGAAAAAGACCAACATTTGGTGAATGATTCCGAAGTGAGTCATGATGATCAGACGGACCAACAGAAACGGGCCGTCGTGGATCAACAGCGCTTCCACCGTGGTCCAGATATCTGCACTGTGTCTGGAGAGGCTGAAGCGACCCTGGTTTTCACCCTCCTCGTTTACAGTCAGCACTGGGGACAgagataaataaaaagataaatcaTTTATACACCATCAGTTCACCATTAATCATCAAGATAATGTAAATAGTCCATGTCACTCCCACTGGTTCCACTTTTCTGTTGGGATTTAACCAAGGAGCAACAAGCCTGGGTGCACAAATAGAAATAGGCTTTATGTTGGAGAAGGATCCACATCTATGGAAAATAAATCACAAACATTTTTGTGGGTGGAAGTGGGTGACACGTAATGTTTGTATTCAGAACAAACCAGgcagctcattcattcattcatcctttcattcattcattatctgttttaccaccgcttgaTCCTGGTCTGGGTCTCAGTGGGTGCAGTTcgctgggcgaaaggtagaaaacaccctggtaTCTcagattaacctgactgcatgactttgaattgtgggaggaaaccggagcacccggaggaaacccaaacagacttggggagaacatgcagatcgcttcacctggggatcgaacccaggaccttcttgctgtgagacgacagtgctacccaccgagccgccgtgCCTACCATACAGTACTGTAAAACAGTGGGAcagcggtagcctagtgggtagagctttgggctatcaatcaaaaggttgagagtttaaatcccgtCTCCGCTATGCTGGACCTTTAAGCTCCAGGGGCGGCgtacaatgtctgaccctgcgctctgaccccagcttcgtCACTACACAATTCTCTGGTAAATCAAtgtctgtatatattatatttatgtaaaGCACAATGTATGTTAGCATCTGATTGTATACCTGTATCGTATCTCCGTACCTGAGAGGTGGTAGGGGAACTGCAGCATGCTCCACGTCCAGACGCCCAGAATAATGTACACCAGCAcaaagttcttatctctgattATGGAAGAGATGTCAGGTTAGGTTGTTAGGTTAAACTGGATCCATTATAGACTCAcgtttaaaataaatagaataaaaatactaataatgctcgtaacagacatgatcggctaacgtctgctgcagttacgacccctgctggctggtcgaggtgctgcacagagacagtgCGTGACTCTCGGTACGCGATACTGATAATGTGTGaacccgcctcgtgcaggtgaaaagaagcggtctttactgcacatgtgtccGAGGGGCCGTGTGTTAggtagaggagaggagagatATAACCAAAGATTAACCAAAGCATCATTTTACACTCCAGACAACGCAAGGCTGCCACTAGTAGGTGCCACCAATACCTCCATCGGGGGAGAAAGGGGGGCTCGGGGATGGGTGTGACTCCATATATGCATCCTGTAGTAAAAGCTGCTCAGGACCTTCCGGAAGATAGTGCACAAAACCAAatgcaaaatataataaatatataatgaatgtattaataaatatattctgtttctgcatttagcagatgcttttatccaatgtaagcgattgagggttaagggtcttgctcaagggcccaacagtggcaacctggcagtgggggggcttgaaccagcacccttttgattactagtccagtaccttaacccctgagctacaactgccttagcTTTGTGTAAAGCTAGGATCCATGAGTGTGCCTATACGTTGATGATATGGCAGTGATGTTTTACAATGGCAGGACCCCCCCTTCCCCTTCTTGTTAGATCTGGACCCCCCTCAGTGTTCAAACAACACACAAAGCTCACTTGACGTCAGACAGCGTCTCGCTGGTGAACTCGAGGATGTCGGCGGCCGTGCCCACGAAGATGAGAAGCAGCTGCGATAGCTGATCGCGGGTGAGGCCTTCCATGGGCATCAGCCACTTGCCCACGATCAGCAGTATGAGCAAGACCTGGTGCAGCGCTAGGATCCAGTCGTTGGCGCACACAGTCAAAAAGATCTTAGAGTCCTGTAAAACGTACAAGAGTTGTTAGGTAGACGTTACGCAGGGCTGTGAATAAGGCCGACATTGTTTGTACATAAGGGTGGGACCCACATTAATGTTCACTAGTAAACCACCATGCCGGTGCTGTCGTCAGGGCAAAGGAGACCAAATAAATGTTCTTTCTGTGCCCTGAAAAAGGACCATAGAGTACGAGGTCCATACAAAAGAGAAGTGTGTGTCAATAAAGGAGACGCTTACCTTGGACAAATCGTTGAGGCTGCTAGTATTCGTAAGAATATCAATAAGTTTCTCAcactggaaaaaaaataaagaatataacagacataaacatataaaataaataaataaaccggTTCCAACTTTGTGTCAGCATAACTGTGTCAACACTGACGTGGTTTGGAATGGTCAGGAACTCAATCCAGCCTTTTATTCGGGTGAATTGGAACCTTGTCTTGGCCTTACAAATTCAATTTCCACTAAATGGTCACACTGAAGTGAGACACACGTTCATATCCTTGTTAGCTGCAAAATCCTGCTGAGGAAGCTCTCTATATTCATTCtcatgatatacaccgatcagccataacattaaaaccacctccttgtttctacactcactgtccattttatcagctccacttaccatatagaagcactttgtagttctacaattactgactgtagtccatctgtttctctacatgctttgttagctccctttcaccctgttcttcaatgttcaggaccaccacagagcaggtattatttaggtggtggatcattctcagcactgcagtgacactgacatggtggtggtgtggtagtgtgtgttgtgctggagtttttatataccgtgtccactcactgtccactctattagacactcctacctaattggtccaccttgtagatgtaaagtcagagacgatcgctcatctattgctgctgtttgagtcggtcatcttctagaccttcatcagtggtcacaggaccctgtccacggggcgctgttggctggatgtttttgattggtggactattctcagtccagcagtgacagtgaggtgtttaaaaactccagagccactcataccagcacaacacacactaacacaccagcaccatgtcagtgtcactgcagtgctgagaatgatccaccacctaaataatacctgctctgtggtggtcctgtgggggtcctgacctttaaagaacagggtgaaagcaggttaaaaagtatgtagagaaacagatggactacagtcagtgattgtagaactacaaagtgcttctatatggtaagtggagctgataacatggacagtgagtgtagaaacaaggaggcggttttaatgttatggctgatcagtgtaaagcaCAATATTGACctgtaatgttttatttgttgAATATGTAGTGTTACTGATTAACGTAACAGTAACACAGATGAGCAGTGTGATGGTACCTTGGTGTGGTTGCGTTGATTATGTTGATCCAGCTCGAGGATCCAAATGCTGggtataatgctgatcaggaaGAGGAAGATGGCCGGCGAGAACCTGCAGGAGCCGTAATTATAATCACAAATCCATTTCACCCATTCCTGAAAAGTGTTTGTTGCTAAACTGGGCAGCAGGACGACCTATTGTGATTAAATGTAGGGCGGAAGGAAACGGGGCTGCTCTGTTTTTTAATTCTGGACACATGAGCCAAAAATACGTCTTAAAATAAGATAATAATCTTCTGAGTGAGTTTTAATTCTGATTTTCATTAGAATTCCATTAGCGGGATCTTCTGACATGATCATAATATTGATTGAATAATCTAGAGTGGATTTCTATAGAACTGTTCCATGATGGAGActgataacatttacatttgcaccatttatctaaagtgacttttGAGCAATTTGGTGTGCAAAAAAGtgagtttgagcaattgagagtctTAATCCAGCAATCTTTTGATCTCTACATGTAGTCCAGTACATTTACCACTCAGCTACAGCCCTGGTAGATTTATCATCGTATGTCCAGCACTTTTAAAGCTTTTACAACGTTTTAATGGGTCGAACACCATCAACAACAGTTAATGAAGATTGTGAGACTGGAAAGGAAGTGAGGTGGAGTCCGAAAATATTAGGCGGGAGGTCAGCGTGGTTCCTGCTTCGTTCTAGGCGGACAGACCCCCCTTTCATAGTTTATTTAGAACAAACAAGGCATGGACATTTTAAAATGGGAAGGAGGTGGGTGCCCGTATTCGTCGTGCTGTATTTATATAAAGGCAGTGATTTAGGATGTGGGAGAAGTTTTAATTGATGTATCCGTCTTAAACTTTATATTACATGGAACCATTTAAACATCATTAAAAACTAAAGTAAAGTGTTTTTATATcgtttattttcttctttcggctgctcccgtatttTAGGGGGTCGCCACAGCAAATCATTCTGGTCCTCATACCTGATCTGGCACTGTGTTCACACTggacgcccttcctgacgcagccGGGCTTGGTAGTGGCACTGGCAAGTgtacatagccaatcgtgtctgcgtAGACGCCTGACCtgtcaatagcactgctgagtttcgaacatataactgggaaaagtttggtttggttgtaaaatgcaataaaaagaagaatctttcttatatttttaactgGCAATATGTAATAAAAGATTTTGAagatgtttttactgatcattgtagtctgtaaatataaacacatttagaatttgattcctgcacacacacatacatatataaagtgtaaaaaataaacagcttGTGTCCTTCAGTTTCCTGTCACTTGTGCTgcttataaacatttattcaatTGTTTAGTTTCATTTCTTTAAGAATCTTTTGTGGGTCAGAGGTTAGAAGCAAGAGCAGCAATTCCAAAGGGCACATGTACGTTTTTTACATTCCTGATCAGTTTTTATGGTGTTAGACAATAGAATTTATATGTATAACACTTTTTTTACTATGAACATTGCCAAAAAAATTGCCCTTCATGAGAAAGCCTAGTGTGACAGTGTCAAGGAGAAACTCCATCAGTATTATAAGGAACAGAAATGATACAGATTTGAGCATTTTGGAAGTAAATCCTAacattttaatagttttataaaGCTGAGAATGACATGCATTAGAGCTAAAAATCCTCGTGAAAATACTTGCATCTAGTACACAGATGTTTTAGACATACTGACAAACTGCCACAAACTTCTTCAGCGTCTGTTAGTCATTACTACTTACCACTTACAGCTCCCCCCTTTCCTTCTCTTCAGAGTTATAATCATTTCAATCACCAGTGGTATGAAGAGGAGAAGCAGACACCCGTAGAGTTTGTCATTTTTGACGATTATCACTCTCCACACACCGATCAATGAGAGCAAAATAAACAGTAATCTAGTCACGACTGCACAGATAAATTGTAACATGGCTGAGACAGGACTGACAGGACCCGACAGGATCCTTAGACGTACAGGATTTCCCAAGTCTGAGAGGAAACTGAAACGTCTCAGTGGCCTCAAGCACCCCCCCGAAAAAACATCTCTGCACATAAGATCAGCCCACCCCTTTGACACATCCCACACTGCCTCTAAACTCCAACAGGAGAACACTGCTGTGCCTTCATTAGAACCTCCTCATGACCTTCCTCTTCAGATCCTGCATGAGTCCCAAAAACTGCATCCTTAAACTGGATGTGCAGCTAAAATCTGATATCTGAGACAATCTGAACAGCCAGACCGGACTTGTCATGGGGATGTTTGTGAGCTCGATTACACACGCTCCCTGTGACTTGGATAATTGATAAACTGCTTCAAAACCATGCTGATATGTTATTATGAATTTATCTGTACTAATGTAGTCTTTTAATTGACCTATAACAAAGCCTTTCATTGCCTATATGACCAGGAAATCTAAATTTTCATTTAACATTATGAtgttaaacattttacaaacaTTTTTCTTTTAGACACTTATCtaataaaatcaatcatttccagaagtgtaatttaataaaagtatgcatatattagatatattttaattaaaaacaatttcCAGTTGCAATTCCAGTGCTTCATGCACCACCCCGCTCTGTCCCTTCCAAcataccgcttcttttcacctgccagcctCGACCACTCAGCAGAGGACGGAATTTTGCAGTGGCAATAAAACCCTGGGTAATTTAACCTGGGCAATTTCTCCCACCTTCCCAAAGAATGAAGAATTAAGACCGGTGTGTGAGTTGCTCTACAGATTTGTGCCTGTCCATTTTTATGTAGTGTAGCCTCACTGGAGAACTTTTTAATTCATCGGAAAAAGTCAACTGCCTGCAAGCCAGTCAGGTTTTTTAGTCCAAttcttccacagacacactccaaaatcttgtggaaagcctttccagaataTACAAAGCTGGTATTGTGACAAAATAGATGAGTGTAGGGTGTTTCACATGGATGCCCACGGTTGTACGTCCACATTTTACATTTCTAAACTTATTAGAGTGTAAACATGGAAATGTTTCATCCTGGGCAGGGTCGAGGTGGGAACGTAGTTTCAAAACAATAAGATTTGATCAGAATGTCTGAAATTTAGCACATCTGGCAGTATGAccttgttggacccttgagcaaggcgttAACTTTCAGTTGCTTGGATTGCTAAATGCTAGGAATCTAAATGATATCACTTGgcaaatgaacacacacacacacacacacacacttaaatagtCAAGAAACGTGtgtattttctttgtttattgaTATTTTGGATATAATTTGATCCTTTTGGTCTTCCATAAGCAGTTCTATACAACCTAGGTTACCGTGGTAACATTGCTAGCTAACATGTCTGGACGAGAGAGAGCTCGACAGAGCGCTAAGTCTCCCGAAAACTTAAAAAATACCACTGAGGAGAAGGATTCTAGTTTAAATGTAAGCTTAAAAGCGctgtaaatgttttacttaattgtttattaatttaaccTTCGTTACACAAGTTTTTCGTCAGTGATAACGGTTGAACAGAATCGCTGCTAGCTATCGGCTGTATCTTAAATTGCTTCTGTGTGCTCTGTATTAGTACACTACGTTTAGAGTCAAATCACTGAGTGTACACTTAATCTAGTGGCATATTTATGTAGTAAGTAGTGATTTGGGATTGAACCACTTTTAAACGCTTTTCTGACAGGGAAAGATGGACTGCACAAATTAATACTTTATAAATTGCTT
This genomic interval carries:
- the tmem26b gene encoding transmembrane protein 26b, coding for MLQFICAVVTRLLFILLSLIGVWRVIIVKNDKLYGCLLLLFIPLVIEMIITLKRRKGGSCKWFSPAIFLFLISIIPSIWILELDQHNQRNHTKCEKLIDILTNTSSLNDLSKDSKIFLTVCANDWILALHQVLLILLIVGKWLMPMEGLTRDQLSQLLLIFVGTAADILEFTSETLSDVKDKNFVLVYIILGVWTWSMLQFPYHLSVLTVNEEGENQGRFSLSRHSADIWTTVEALLIHDGPFLLVRLIIMTHFGIIHQMLVFFAIKNFLVVLLNAYRLCVVCWASRSVSSDGVSGPPSERVNCI